TTGTGAACACTAAATACATGATATTGTAACCATGTTCTAAGACCTGTGTTCTGAGACCTGTAAAGTGCCTGAAAAATGACCTGTTTTAAAATTGGATCAAAAGCCTTGGGAGATGCCATCAACTTTATAGTAAAAATGACAGGCCAAATCAAAGGAATAAAGAGATGGTTGGTGTATATAGTCTGTTCTTGATCCTTCCTGAGAGTGAAGTTTGTGTTGAGTCACTTCCCCTTTGACCCTGTCTTCTTTGGATCCACAGCTGGAGGCTGGGACTCTGTGAGCCTATGCATCTATCCCAAGGCAAGTCTGTCCCACAGATCCAGTAACTGCTTTGTGAGATTTACCACCACATCCTCTTAGCAGCCCCAAGAAAGGTCTCTGGAGTCCTGTTAACAAGGCTACTGAGTCCCTTCAGTTTGAAGCTCACCAGAACTGTAGAGACCAGTCACAAAGGCACAAATACTCCTTCACATGCAGAGTACTTGGTTTGTCCTCCACCCATCCCTGAGCTCCTAGGCTGCCCCAAGCTACTCAAGAAGTCCTGCCAGCTCTGCTGACCAGGTAGAGAGATAAAGGACAAAGCTCCAAGGTCATATCACCAGGGCTCTATTACCACATCTCACAGGTGCCTGCCTCTCTGGAAGCCAGAGGGCCTTTCACTAAGAAGTCAAGGAGTGACAAACAGGCCCTGGGTGAGCTAGACAGGAAGCTGACTTATTTCCAAGGATAGCTGCCTTGCCAGACCCAGAGCACATGATCCCACAAGAGAAGTAACAGACTTGCAGGTCTAAGTAGAGTAATTTGAGGTAGGAGTAGTAGCCAAGCCAGAATAGCTTGGCTACAATATATCCTAACCCTTAAACCTATAATATTATAATGTGGTGGCCACTAGCTACAGGTGGCCATCTAAATTTACACATAAAtgcatgaaaacagaagaaagtccGGTACCTGGCAGCTCTATTTAGTGGGGTGATTATAGGAAGTATTTGCATTGCCTAAGGTTCTATCAGATGCTGATGCTCTATAGAAAATTCTGCTAAAGCCATGGATGTCCATGCTGGGATTCTGAAGTGAGGAACACGAAAAAGAGGTTTTCTGTTCACCAGCTGTGAGAGATGGGCCCATCTCTTACATGGTATTAGCTTGAACCTTCTCATCTGTGTTATGAACTTGGTAAGCGCCACACTTCCAGCAATCCTAGATATAAATGAGGTGACTCTGAGGAAGTCGAAAAGGGCTCTGTACTGCCTACTCCAGCTAAGCCATTTTGCTTTTCAGAATCTGGGATACTAACCAGAAGACGTTCTACCTGAGGAACAACCAGCTCATTGCTGGGTACTTACAAGGACCAAATACCAGACTAGAAGGTGAGTAGATAACAGGGAAGCTCGTGTAATGTGGGCATGGAGTCCTTTGCCCTGCTCCTCTGGTGTAGGTGGGATGTTCTCGTTTCTATTGAGTTGAAAATGAGAGACTTGACCACCAGGGGACACATGGGAGTGGCctcaagaaagcaaaaaagatagaaactGGGTCACAGTGCCTCAGGAACACAGCTAAGAGGAACAGGCGCCAGAAGGCATCACTGTACCTTTTTAGTCCTTCTGTGCTGGTAGACCACTATATCCCAGTGTTATTTAAACTCTAGCCTTGCTCTAGGCTAATATAACATATACTTGGGCTGGGTATCCTTTTTACTGTGGACGCCATCCTCATCATGTACCCATCTAAACTAGGACAAAGCTACATGAACTTGGAGGAGCATTACCCACAGattcttcagtttttcttttagaaaaatgagGGCACTTAGTTGACAGAATGTAAATTTCCCTTAGTCCTGGAGTTTAAAGTTCCCACATCTCTGTTTGTGATGGAATGAAGCACTAACCTGTGTCTCCTCAGTATTCCCCAAGCCCTCTGCTTTCCTGTATCACTCAGCATTATGCAACTCCCTTTTCCTATCTTTCTAGTAATTCTCCCATCAACACACTCAAGCCTAGAAGGCTCTGGTTTTCTATTGCTACCCAGTAGCAGGATGGAAAGGTGAACTGTATAGAGCCTATTTATGGACCTTGTGAGATTTTGTGCCTCTGTTTACTAACAGCAGATCTGTTGACCTGGAGGAATAGTTCactggagacaggaaagaaaagttGGGAACAGTGTGGAATCTAGGGAGCTGACCCTTAGGTAGAGTGTGCTCATCTGGATCTTTTGCTTGGAGGCAGAATAGAAAGATAGAGCCTTCCTGGCCTTCTGACCTTGTAGTTTTAGTTTAAAAAGGGAGGCAGAAAATACACAGAGACTCTCTCCTACCcttgcctcctcttctctctttcttaccCCATCCTTTACTCTTCTCCAGAAAAGATAGACATGGTGCCTATTGATCTTCATAGTGTGTTCTTGGGCATCCACGGGGGCAAGCTGTGCCTGTCTTGTGCCAAGTCTGGAGATGATATCAAGCTCCAGCTGGAGGTAAGATTCTGGTTTAGCTATCAAATCATTCTAAAACCCAATGGCTATGACAACTACAGATGTTTCTCATAACCCTGAGTATGCAAAGATGAGGAAGGCTTTTCATTTCTCACAGAATACTATTTTGAGGTCACTCCTGAGCAATTTCCACAATGTTCTTGGTCGGTATTGAATATCCAAGATGGTTTCTCATCCTCTAAACCACACTTTATGTGACTTCTTTGCATTCAATGGATACTCTGAGCTTCCTTGTAGTGTAGTGGCCAACATTTATGAGAGATTGTTCCAGAAAGATGGGCCCCAATGTGAAAGTGCATATTAAACTTGGGTTCATGTAAGTCTATTGACAGAAGACTGTGACATGGTTGATATGGGCTCATTGTAGAAAGGTACTGCACAAGGATCTAAACTCAAGGAGGAGACATTTTCATGGAGGAGCACCTCTATGACACTATCACAAGACATGAACCACCATGGGTCTTGTGCCTCCTAAACCACTTGAACCTACCTTCATCTAGCAAGGTCAACTCTCAAGACTATACACGTCCAATCATTATCTATGCTACTTGTTATCGATTATCTATGCTACTAATTTGCATCCCACACAGACCTGTGTCATTCCTTTACCTAGTCAGTAGTAATGGGCTGCTCAAACATTATCTTGAGGGATAGCTGGACAAACTTTTAACCCAACTGCAAATAGCTACTACCATGAGTTTGTTGCtaactcttaccaatggacaggaCCACCTTTTAGAGGTGGGTGGAGAAGAGTAACTGTTTATTCTAAATATAATAAGGATGACCAGAGTAtctcatataatacattctaTGGGTTTTGAGACACCCTACTGCTTCATTCAACCCTTCTTTCCTTAAAAGAATCAGATCCTGAAACATTACTGCTGCTATGGCCTTAATCTATGTTGATGGGAACATGTATTTGTTAGACTTACTGTCCCGTGGCCACAATGGCATGGATGTACAAGAGATGACAATGGGACAATCCCTTCTACTTGTGCTATCTTAAGAAATCTGGAGCCTGTGCTCTTTGGCCAGGTCTGCAAGAGCTCATTTCTTGACCATCAGAGGGTAACAGCCTTATAGGAGGTGTGGAGATAGACAACCAGGACTTTCTCAGCCCTCAGCAATTACCTGACCATTTCTTGACTTCCAGGAAATTAACATCACTGATCTGAGCAAGAACAAAGAAGAAGACAAACGCTTTACCTTCATCCGCTCTGAAAAAGGCCCCACCACCAGCTTTGAGTCAGCTGCCTGTCCAGGATGGTTCCTCTGTACAACACTAGAGGCCGACCGTCCTGTGAGCCTCACCAACACACCGGAAGAGCCCCTTATAGTCACAAAGTTCTACTTCCAGGAAGACTAATAGTAATGCCTAGGCCTGTCCTTCTCCACTCCCAGGCTAGCAATGACCACCAACTGCCTGATCACTCTGAGCATCACTGGGGTCTGAGGAACAACTTTTGCCGGGTATACAgtagaaggagacagaagaatcctGATGATAGATCTCTGCCTTCAGTCTATTGGCTGACCAAATCCCCATGATGATTCCAGACTAATCTTTCAAATAAGATCATGACAGGCCCTTGTTCAAAGCCCTTTCTTGTTGCCTCTGCCATCTGGGTGAAGTCTAGACAACTGCTTGGCCTAGGTGTCTTCtgctccaccacccaccccatccccaccacaaacacacacttttttgttttatccATTGTCCTGCATGTCCACAGTCAAGACCAATCAAGTCACTTGACAATATCCCCCCAAGTGGCTCCCTTACCCTGGTTTATAAGCCTGTGCCTGCCTATGGAGGTTTTAATACTCCTTGTTactcattttgggttttttgatgAAACCACCAGGGTAACACATATACTAAGTATGCGCTCTACCACCATGCTATGCTTCCAGCTCAGGAGGGGGACATTTTTAAGGatctagaaaacagaaattaaggaTCTCATAGTTATTTTATTAGGCCAGCCTTATTCCACATGGGCGAGAGGCATCTTGTGGAAATTATGTCCTTTCTGAGAGAAGCTGGGGATTGGATGTTCCTGCATTTGTGAAATGATTGTAAGCATAGAAAAATAGGTGGCaggctttccttctttcctttttttgtgtgaTGCTCTAAACTGAAAAGTTAAAATTTGATGGACTGCAGTATTCCCATAATCTCCtccctcctttatttcttttttggaaatGTCCAATAGTCTGAATTCCTCTGTCCAGCCCAAACAACATCTTCACTCCAAACCTACCACAGCTGCCTGAAGAAGTTCCCCACTATCTCTTTGCAAATGTAGCAATCAGGCCCTTCCTGATGTGGTGAATTAATGAATCTACTGATCATTTGATAAAATGAATTCTTGACCACTCATTTTATCATTTCTAACCTTGAAACTTGTGTGGAAGTAGCTATGTTCCTCTGCCAGACTATGAGCTCTGGAGAACATGGAgcttcacgtgtgtgtgtgtgtgtgtgtgtgtgtgtgtgtgtgtgtgtgtgtgtgttaggtcaCTACAAGGATGAGCACCTTCTTTGGCTCTTAGAAGGCATTCAGAGAATATGTGTTACACATGCTCATGGAaagtttcttcttccttcctgtgactttggctttattttacaataaaacactgaaaatgtcCACTTGGTTGGTTGTGACCATGAGCCCAGGCCTAAAGCATAAAGGTGCTGGGGAAACAGGAAGGGCaggaggttttggttttttgttttttgtttttaattatatggcTAGAAAATAGTTATCTCCTCTCTGAAAGTCTTCTTCCTCATTTCTGGGTAACAGGATGTCAAACACCTTGTCTATAAGTTATCAAGGATTGCTGTCCTTCATGAACCCACCAAGTAAAAACAACCCAAATACTTATCATGGATGAATAAACATGCAAGTATCAGATCTGCACTCAACTCAACACCCCACAATGGCAAAGATAACTGAGCCACAGACAGCTCTACCCAACCCAATAGATGAATCTTAACAAACACTTGGTTCAAAAATCACTAAAGCTCAAATACTCCCAGGTCAAACACTGGGGAACAAGTTAATAGTCAACAAAGAGGGAAAACAAATGCTCCACTGAATCCTGTGATCCTGCAGACATGGTTCATCTCCTATGTTGTTTGCCATGTGTGCTCAGGATGAGCTAGTTAAAACTCTTCTCAGGGGTTCAGTTTTCCCACCTCTGTTTGTAAATAAAAGCTTATGATGAATACTGACCTACCACTGCCTTTAATCTTTGAAATACCCTTCTCTAGTGAGTAGTAATATGGTTACTATTATCAGTCCTGGAGGAGTTAGTACAGAAGGACTCTATTTCAAAGCTTCCTTGCTTTAAGTATGACCCACAATTTGCAACTCCATCATTTTGGAATAAAATGCCAGCTCCTTGGGCTTCACATCAGACTTCCTGGCTTAGACGTTCACCTTAACAAGACTCCCAGGCTAAGCATACAGGCTAAAATTTGAAAAGCACCGTTTTCAACAGGCGTAGCCCCAGAACTCACAATCAGaaccaggtggatctctgagtttgaggccagcctggcctggtctacagggagagttccaagacaaccagggctacatagaaaaactttgtttcaaaaggaggaggaggaggaggaggaggaggaggaggaggaggaggaggaggagaaaatgaggaggaaaaggaagaagaggaggaagagagaggaggaggaaaaggaggaggaggaggggagaggaggaaggggaggaagcaaggaagaaaggaaggaaggaaggaaggaaggaaggaaggaaggagggaaggaaggaaggaaggaaggagggaaggaaggaaggaaaggaaggaaggggagaaggagggagggagggaaaagaaagaaaagcactgcTTTCCCAAACTGCTGCCATGTAGTGTATAAGCTCTAGCACATTTACCAACAGGGTTAGCATAAATATAAATTCTGTCTTCTCCTGTCTCCCCAACCTCTGTCTCACGACCATATCAAAACCTCCCCCTCTTATTGCTATAGTTACTCTGAAAGGAAAACTTTAGGCCACAACCATCTGCAAAAATGTCAGTCCAACACATCCAAGGGTCTCTCCTCGTGCGTATATACATCAATATCTTGTGAATAGTAGCTACTCAGAGTTAGCCACTGCACACATCAGTAGGAATTCATGGATTAGGTCAGCCAACGAACCTGTGTGGACTGAATTGAGACCAGGCAAGTTTGGAAGGAGCTCATAAACCAGGGGAAAGTGGGGAGTCTAGCAGAGAAAATGACCACTAGATGGCAGCAGCACTCATAAGCTTTAGTAAGCAATGCTCTTTCGCCGGTTCCAGGTGGATCCGCATCACCGAGATCTACCCAAGCCTGTGGAGGCCCCACacggaagaggaagaaagcaaaagaattcCCATGGTAGATGGGAGCTGACGAGGAGATTTCAACGCCTAAGGAATGTGTCTCAGAGACACATCAGGGAATCTCTGGTTTAGACTCCAAAGGGAAATAATTTTTCCTATGGTTTAAATCCTTGGCTTAAAGTTATTGCGTTTAGTGGGGTCTGTATCTTGATAGCAAATAGGTCCTTAGTGGACAAACACCTGCTTATTTGGactatatttaaaacaacaaatgtgCAGACATTTGAGTTTGGCACGGCTGGAGTTTGGAGCTCTTGGCTTTCACTGAGGAAACCACCACATAGGTTTCTTAGCTTGCACTGAAGAAACCAGCCAATACACAAACTCCATCTTTGGATTTGAAATGGTACAAGGAATGGAACACAGCTGGGGAGGCCAGGCTTAGTTTAGCACATTCAAGGGAAGACTCCTTTCATTTAGGAAGCAGTAAAGTAGTGAGACTGGTGTAAGTCTGAGGGCATGAAAGCTTAGGTTGTGAGCGTATAAGGTGCTTTAAAGTATGTAAATGCAGCTTGTAAAGGTATAAGAAAGCGACTTAAGGTGTATAAAAAGTGAACAACTCTTCAGATTTCTTTCCCTCACTGTGCTATTGTTATACTAAGACTTCGAAAGTTCAGAACTTTAATAACCAAGAGTTCTGATAAGCTATTTGTTGTATATCAGGTGCTTACCAGCTGTCTTTCAGTGACTCAGCACCAGCAGCTTACGTCATCACTCACCACCACGTGATGGGTCATATTGACAGTATCACTGTGAGTTCTTATTTCCCTACTCGACCCTTTAAAAGGTCCCAGCCACCTCAGATCCctgatctctctgtctgtctgtctgtctctctctcccatgtcCCCACTCCAAACCAGCGTTttgtcctctcccttcccccagtaACCCTTGCCTTAGATCTGTTGCTGTGCTCTCTAGTGTCACCTTGGCCTCGATCTGCCAACACGCTTTTCACCGCCTATCCTAACACTCTGGCAAACACTGACTACTACCATAGTGACAAGCTTAAGATTTTAAATGTCCTTTGGTTGACTTCTAAGTACTGACTTTAAAATTGTTTCACATTGTGCCAAAAACATCTTTCCAAGCTCTATATACCCAGTCTTCTGGATAGAGGAAAGGGTGTTCATGCTTTTAACCAAAATCATTTTGGGGTTCCCAAGCTTTTACTATGATGCAAAGGCAAGAGTCTACTGTTCTCTCTACATTGTGGGCTGCAGTACAGATTACAAACAGTGGAAGTGCTGACATATTTGAGACTTTTACCTcttttataaactaaaataaagttGTGTAAGCTTAAGGGAAGTGACTTGAATATACCTCTCGCAGGGCAAACAGATAGGTAGTCCTGTTAACCAACAGCCTACTGCCTATTCCTGAGGGTGGgatctctccccctttccctgatCTTGAGACTCCCCTCCCTCAGCTACCAGGACCATGGGcctaaaagtttcaaatgtaAACACTGAATAAAAATTTCCCCTAAACTCCTTAACTTTACCTTTAGTCACATGTGTCTGTATGGATACATATGCCAGCAAGTTGCAAGCCCCTAGCCCCAGGTGATCCTGAGGAGCCTTGACAACAAGTGAGACAGCTTGCTATTCCCAGACTTGGCCAACATTCCAGATTTTTAGGTCCCCAATAACAATGCCCTGatatcagcaggaagtagtcagaGAAGATTATACCTCCTCTTATCATTCATTTATTACCAACCAAAAGCCTGGGATGTCGTTTcaacccccaactcccacccctccTACCTCCCCTCAGACAAATCACTGAGGTGCCTATTCAACATATCAAAATGGATATGGTCACCCTACTCTCTcaacatccctcagtccctacctgttaaaAAGAGTTCTCCGGGTTTGCATACTCCCACCCCCTACCCTGAACTCGTCAACCCAGGGGTCTGTGATTGGATAAATGTGGCAAGGGGGGTGGGAATATTGTTGGTGGACCTGTGGCAAGGTGTACCGCTGAGAAATAATGCCATGCAACAGATCTAGTgcaagaggtttattgggggaggggtgagacaTGAGGCTGAcaggcagacagggagacagggaggaaggtcaaggaaaaagggagggagagagagaaagggagaaagagaaagaggtagacAAGAAAAGGGACAAGAAAAGGCAGATAGAGATAGAGAAGGGATGAGGAGAGAGATCTGGGTGGCTAGGGTCCCTTTTACACACAGTGCCTAGTGCACCTGGTGGTGTCAGATGATGACATAAGCTGCTGCTAGGTCCCTAAGGGCAGGCCAGCTGGGACACTTAGTTGCTAACAGGCTGGAATGTTCTTCCGTATATAATCCACACATTTTGGTTACCCAACATTTTTTATACCTTTGGCCTCCAGGCTGCTGCACCtggttcctctctcttccttcttcctcctccctttctcctaacTTGGCCCAACTCAGCctggtcatgtccactctggactctcccagaaaTCCCCTGTCttcctctggctatgctctcccacatAGCTATAATAAACATTCTCCTCTACAATAAGTAGAAGTAGTCGTGTccattcctctcctttcctttttcttttattcattgaaCTAAGAGTCAGAAGGGTCTCACAGGGAACggaaaagaacaaagagggaACCCAGTCAAGTGCCTACAAGAGAAATggtcttttcttttgtctctagACCTGATCAGCTATAACATCATAGAATCACAGAAACCTGGCTCGGAAATCTAAACCTAGGCCAGGCAGAGTGGTGCAcccctgtaatcacagcactcttgaggaggattgtgagttcaagaccagattTTAAGTAGACACAACTCTAGAAGCAATTATGAGGATTTCTAGCTTTTGTAGTCTCTACTTACTGCAGTTGTGGCCTGgatctcaggcctctatttcctCATTTGGGAAAAGGGTACTGGACTCTCTCTCTGTTAGGAGGCTGACCTGTACAGTTCCTTATCAAAAAATGCAATGCCTGAGTTCTCGTTCCA
The nucleotide sequence above comes from Mastomys coucha isolate ucsf_1 unplaced genomic scaffold, UCSF_Mcou_1 pScaffold15, whole genome shotgun sequence. Encoded proteins:
- the Il1rn gene encoding interleukin-1 receptor antagonist protein isoform X3, with product MASEAACRPSGKRPCKMQAFRIWDTNQKTFYLRNNQLIAGYLQGPNTRLEEKIDMVPIDLHSVFLGIHGGKLCLSCAKSGDDIKLQLEEINITDLSKNKEEDKRFTFIRSEKGPTTSFESAACPGWFLCTTLEADRPVSLTNTPEEPLIVTKFYFQED
- the Il1rn gene encoding interleukin-1 receptor antagonist protein isoform X1, with the protein product MEICWGPCSHLVSLLLVLLFCSEAACRPSGKRPCKMQAFRIWDTNQKTFYLRNNQLIAGYLQGPNTRLEEKIDMVPIDLHSVFLGIHGGKLCLSCAKSGDDIKLQLEEINITDLSKNKEEDKRFTFIRSEKGPTTSFESAACPGWFLCTTLEADRPVSLTNTPEEPLIVTKFYFQED
- the Il1rn gene encoding interleukin-1 receptor antagonist protein isoform X2 codes for the protein MTAAQTEAACRPSGKRPCKMQAFRIWDTNQKTFYLRNNQLIAGYLQGPNTRLEEKIDMVPIDLHSVFLGIHGGKLCLSCAKSGDDIKLQLEEINITDLSKNKEEDKRFTFIRSEKGPTTSFESAACPGWFLCTTLEADRPVSLTNTPEEPLIVTKFYFQED